In Daucus carota subsp. sativus chromosome 4, DH1 v3.0, whole genome shotgun sequence, one DNA window encodes the following:
- the LOC108218484 gene encoding ABSCISIC ACID-INSENSITIVE 5-like protein 2 codes for MATQTMGSQGGYGSGSGGNASRRAEEPRTDLLGRQSSMYNLTLDEVQDQLGDLGKPLSSMNLDELLKSVWSAEANQGLGGVDFGDAQPGNVASSSSLLRQSSVSLAKGLSKKTVDEVWQDIQEGQKKSRLDRKMRERKSTLGEMTLEDFLVKAGIVAEGEKNPGAVPVVDAIEIPQQSAPQQAQWMPYQTPPVHQLAPPQQQQNMFSVFMPGPPLPQTLPVTANPMMDGYADAMSPSALMDNVSDTQAPGRKRNASGVVVEKTVERRQKRMIKNRESAARSRARKQAYTQELELKVSRLEEENERLRNRQEAEKELPNVLPPEPKYQLRRTSSAHF; via the exons ATGGCTACACAGACGATGGGATCTCAGGGTGGTTATGGGAGTGGTAGTGGTGGTAATGCTAGTCGGAGGGCGGAAGAGCCGAGGACTGATTTGTTGGGTAGGCAAAGTTCTATGTACAACCTTACTTTGGATGAGGTTCAGGACCAATTGGGGGATTTGGGGAAACCTTTGAGTAGCATGAATCTTGATGAGCTTCTTAAGAGTGTTTGGTCTGCTGAGGCTAATCAGGGACTTGGTGGGGTTGATTTTGGGGATGCCCAACCGGGGAATGTGGCTTCGAGCTCCTCTTTGCTCAGGCAGTCAAGTGTTTCTCTGGCCAAGGGGTTGAGCAAGAAAACTGTTGACGAGGTGTGGCAGGATATCCAAGAAGGACAGAAAAAGTCTAGACTTGATAGGAAAATGAGGGAGAGAAAATCCACTCTCGGGGAGATGACTTTAGAAGATTTCTTGGTCAAGGCAGGGATAGTTGCTGAAGGAGAAAAAAACCCAGGTGCTGTTCCTGTAGTTGATGCGATTGAGATACCTCAACAAAGTGCTCCTCAGCAGGCTCAGTGGATGCCTTACCAGACACCTCCAGTTCATCAGTTAGCCCCGCCACAGCAACAACAAAATATGTTTTCTGTTTTTATGCCTGGTCCTCCACTTCCACAAACTCTTCCAGTTACTGCTAATCCGATGATGGATGGTTACGCTGATGCAATGTCTCCTTCCGCTTTAATGGATAATGTTTCAGATACACAGGCGCCAGGGAGAAAGAGGAATGCATCTGGAGTTGTTGTCGAGAAAACTGTTGAAAGGAGACAAAAGAGAATGATCAAGAATAGGGAATCTGCTGCTCGGTCACGAGCAAGAAAGCAG GCTTACACCCAAGAACTGGAGCTGAAGGTTTCACGGCTGgaagaagaaaatgaaagacTTAGAAACCGGCAG GAGGCTGAGAAGGAGTTGCCAAATGTACTGCCTCCTGAGCCGAAGTATCAGCTCCGTAGAACAAGCTCAGCTCATTTCTGA
- the LOC108218485 gene encoding metacaspase-9 — translation MAKGNKRMAVLVGCNYPNTPNELHGCINDVLSMQKTLVTRFRFDPNRIELLTDAPGSTVLPTGENIKKALGKMIDEAAAGDVLFFHYSGHGTRIPSVKPRHPFRKDEAIVPCDFNLITDVDFRELVNRLPEGASFTIISDSCHSGGLIDKEKEQIGPDKILEKGASDVTHKPKAIPFDTILQHLSALTNINTSDLGTHLLEIFGSNASSKFSLPHDEQQTLHPDSGVLLSGCQANETSADISGSSGGENKAYGAFSNAVQMVLKENSGALSNKETVMLARSVLQRQRVEQHPCLYCSDENATKSFLCQPQESISDM, via the exons ATGGCCAAGGGAAACAAAAGGATGGCTGTCCTAGTTGGGTGCAACTACCCAAACACCCCAAATGAGTTGCATGGATGCATCAACGATGTGTTGAGCATGCAAAAGACTCTCGTGACTCGGTTTCGATTCGATCCGAACCGAATTGAGCTCCTGACGGATGCTCCGGGATCCACAGTGTTGCCAACAGGAGAAAACATAAAGAAGGCTCTTGGGAAGATGATTGATGAGGCTGCAGCTGGGGATGTTCTGTTTTTTCATTATAGTGGCCATGGCACGCGGATCCCTTCTGTCAAGCCTCGCCATCCGTTTCGTAAAGATGAAGCCATTGTTCCTTGTGACTTCAATCTCATCACAG ATGTGGACTTTCGGGAGCTAGTAAATCGGCTACCTGAGGGAGCAAGCTTCACAATCATCTCAGATTCCTGCCACAGCGGAGGCTTGATtgacaaagaaaaagaacaaaTCGGGCCTGACAAGATCCTTGAGAAAGGCGCGTCAGACGTTACACACAAGCCTAAAGCCATACCCTTTGACACAATTCTACAACACCTTTCTGCATTGACAAACATCAACACATCCGATCTAGGCACCCACTTGCTAGAGATTTTTGGAAGCAATGCAAGCTCCAAGTTCAGTTTGCCTCATGACGAGCAACAAACGCTGCATCCAGACTCAGGCGTTCTGCTTAGCGGGTGCCAAGCGAATGAGACATCGGCTGATATCTCCGGTTCAAGTGGAGGGGAGAACAAGGCTTACGGAGCATTCAGTAATGCTGTTCAGATGGTGTTGAAGGAAAACTCAGGTGCTTTGAGTAACAAAGAGACTGTGATGCTGGCTAGGAGTGTTCTGCAGAGGCAGCGTGTGGAACAACACCCTTGTTTGTATTGCAGCGATGAAAATGCTACAAAATCCTTCTTGTGTCAACCCCAAGAAAGCATCTCAGATATGTGA